A section of the Caballeronia sp. M1242 genome encodes:
- a CDS encoding pilus assembly PilX N-terminal domain-containing protein: MNRRALSRGTALPIVLLLAAIILVTASAWLQTSLVAARTTVAARERVQAFHAADSALIGCSHMLSAALPAIGAVDQEPARWRLKASFEGVSAIAVAPFASWPYAMRPPQCLIETWSRSDQSSTTSYLITARGFGVTSQTEAWLQLRIDSTNGTFTQQWRRVAGKPF, translated from the coding sequence ATGAACCGTCGCGCGTTGTCTCGCGGCACGGCGCTACCCATTGTCCTGCTACTCGCTGCGATCATCCTCGTCACGGCGAGCGCATGGCTGCAAACGTCGCTCGTGGCGGCGCGCACGACCGTCGCGGCGCGCGAGCGCGTGCAGGCGTTCCATGCGGCGGACAGCGCGCTCATTGGATGCAGCCACATGCTGTCGGCGGCGTTGCCGGCGATAGGAGCGGTCGATCAGGAGCCGGCACGCTGGCGGCTGAAGGCGTCGTTCGAAGGCGTGTCGGCGATTGCAGTCGCGCCATTCGCGTCGTGGCCTTACGCGATGCGTCCGCCGCAATGCCTGATCGAAACGTGGTCGCGCTCCGATCAGTCGTCGACGACCTCGTATCTGATCACGGCGCGCGGCTTCGGCGTGACGTCGCAGACCGAAGCCTGGCTGCAACTGCGCATCGATTCGACGAACGGCACCTTCACGCAACAGTGGCGGCGGGTCGCGGGGAAACCATTCTAA
- a CDS encoding PilW family protein has protein sequence MTPRSFPARGHTLVELAISLALGMLIVLAMLSLYRGQRAAFDRATDAARMHDAGVSALDLIAQQIQMAGFGATRADAALFGCSQARVVGADTAASCESLTSRSDGVQVRYAADTVSTWPTSAGAPTDCIGQSVADAFVGNRFYAKASASTGEPELYCEGSGKQAQPLVEGIERIRVLYWLAGASSAVDASAIPRDRWPDLRAADLCVLVRGFAAARQRRTNYVDCTGAPAVADDARLHQAFWRRVQIRNSVSANQGGAA, from the coding sequence ATGACGCCGCGTTCTTTTCCCGCCCGCGGCCACACGCTCGTCGAACTCGCGATATCGCTCGCGCTCGGCATGTTGATTGTGCTGGCCATGCTGTCGCTGTATCGCGGTCAGCGCGCGGCATTCGACCGGGCCACCGACGCCGCGCGCATGCACGACGCCGGCGTGTCCGCGCTCGACCTCATCGCGCAGCAAATCCAGATGGCGGGCTTCGGGGCAACGCGCGCCGATGCCGCGCTATTCGGCTGCTCGCAGGCGCGCGTGGTCGGGGCGGATACGGCGGCGTCGTGCGAGTCGCTGACGAGCCGGTCCGACGGCGTGCAGGTGCGCTATGCAGCCGACACGGTTTCGACGTGGCCGACATCGGCGGGCGCGCCGACGGATTGCATCGGCCAGTCGGTGGCGGATGCCTTCGTCGGCAACCGCTTCTATGCGAAGGCCAGCGCGTCGACGGGCGAGCCGGAACTGTATTGCGAGGGCAGTGGCAAGCAGGCGCAGCCGCTGGTCGAAGGCATCGAGCGCATTCGGGTTTTGTACTGGCTAGCGGGCGCGTCAAGCGCGGTGGATGCGTCCGCGATCCCGCGCGACCGTTGGCCCGATCTTCGCGCCGCCGACCTGTGCGTGCTCGTGCGAGGCTTTGCGGCCGCGAGACAGCGCCGCACGAACTACGTGGATTGCACCGGCGCGCCCGCCGTCGCCGACGATGCGCGCTTGCACCAGGCGTTCTGGCGTCGTGTGCAGATTCGCAATTCAGTTTCGGCGAATCAAGGAGGCGCGGCATGA
- a CDS encoding prepilin-type cleavage/methylation domain-containing protein, with protein MKTTQSGDSLMEVMIALALAAVTALGIVAVQSALARGERLALLRERATLIADSVAEGIRSDADRAAVLSQWQAIASSTLPDGDVAVLDRADGVRLATVSWHADDHADPCPEPQVKPLASCIAVAFAR; from the coding sequence ATGAAGACGACGCAAAGCGGCGATTCGCTGATGGAAGTGATGATCGCGCTCGCGCTCGCCGCCGTGACGGCGCTCGGAATCGTCGCGGTGCAAAGCGCGCTCGCGAGGGGCGAGCGGCTCGCGTTGCTGCGCGAGCGCGCGACGCTCATCGCCGATTCGGTCGCGGAAGGCATTCGCAGCGACGCGGATCGCGCGGCGGTCCTGTCGCAATGGCAGGCGATAGCGTCCTCGACCTTGCCGGATGGCGATGTCGCCGTGCTCGACCGCGCAGACGGCGTGCGCCTCGCGACCGTCAGCTGGCACGCCGACGACCACGCCGATCCGTGCCCCGAGCCGCAAGTGAAGCCGCTCGCGTCGTGCATTGCCGTGGCGTTCGCGCGATGA
- a CDS encoding GspH/FimT family pseudopilin: protein MQMNRAHLAGLSGFTLVELCVVLAVMAIIATFSAPSFFAWQMRDQVDARARSFFSTLSLARAEALRRGARVTLCRIDAARHCLASGKGCDGGVTDWSCGWALYVDRDGVPALLRVEPAMSSIAIAGAATDLAFTPPSGQVIGGFRSFDFSPRGADPAGNAAARRCIRIAAGGRPRITQGGCGASA from the coding sequence ATGCAGATGAATCGCGCTCACTTAGCCGGCTTAAGCGGCTTCACGCTGGTCGAACTGTGCGTCGTGCTGGCCGTCATGGCGATCATCGCGACATTCTCCGCGCCGTCGTTCTTCGCCTGGCAGATGCGCGATCAGGTCGATGCCCGGGCGCGCTCGTTCTTTTCGACGCTTTCGCTCGCACGCGCCGAAGCGCTCCGGCGCGGTGCGCGCGTCACGCTGTGCCGGATCGACGCCGCGCGCCACTGCCTCGCATCCGGCAAAGGCTGCGATGGAGGCGTCACGGACTGGTCTTGCGGCTGGGCGCTCTATGTCGATCGCGACGGCGTGCCGGCGCTGCTGCGCGTCGAACCGGCCATGTCTTCCATCGCCATCGCGGGCGCGGCAACCGATCTCGCGTTCACGCCGCCGTCGGGTCAGGTGATCGGCGGCTTTCGCAGCTTCGACTTTTCCCCGCGCGGCGCCGATCCCGCTGGCAATGCCGCAGCGCGCCGCTGCATTCGCATCGCGGCGGGCGGGCGGCCGCGCATCACGCAGGGCGGCTGCGGAGCATCGGCATGA
- the nrdR gene encoding transcriptional regulator NrdR, whose translation MRCPFCRHEDTQVVDSRVSEDGAAIRRRRRCPACDKRFTTYERVELALPSVVKKDGSRTEFDRRKIVASMKLALRKRPVAADAIDAAVARIEYQLLGSGEREVQSERLGELVMNELRQLDTIAYVRFASVYKRFEDVSEFEDVLEEFRRAAPKKSASRKR comes from the coding sequence ATGCGCTGCCCGTTCTGCCGACACGAAGACACTCAGGTCGTCGATTCCCGCGTGTCGGAGGACGGCGCAGCCATCCGGCGGCGTCGGCGCTGTCCTGCGTGCGACAAGCGTTTCACCACGTACGAGCGCGTGGAGCTTGCGCTGCCGTCCGTCGTCAAGAAAGACGGCAGCCGCACCGAGTTCGACCGGCGCAAGATCGTCGCCAGCATGAAGCTCGCGCTGCGCAAGCGCCCAGTCGCGGCCGACGCCATCGACGCAGCCGTTGCGCGCATCGAATATCAGCTGCTCGGCAGCGGCGAGCGCGAAGTGCAGAGCGAGCGTCTCGGCGAGCTGGTGATGAACGAATTGCGCCAGCTCGACACCATTGCCTACGTGCGGTTCGCCTCCGTCTACAAACGCTTCGAGGACGTATCCGAGTTCGAAGACGTGCTCGAGGAATTCCGCCGCGCCGCGCCCAAGAAATCCGCTTCCCGTAAGCGTTGA
- the glyA gene encoding serine hydroxymethyltransferase, with protein MFDRAESTLAKVDPELLKAIEQENRRQEEHIELIASENYTSPAVMAAQGSQLTNKYAEGYPGKRYYGGCEYVDIVEQLAIDRVKQLFGAEAANVQPNSGSQANQGVFFAVLKPGDTIMGMSLAEGGHLTHGSPVNMSGKWFNVVSYGLNEAEDIDYEKTEALAKEHKPKLIVAGASAFALRIDFERLSKIAKSVGAYFMVDMAHYAGLVAAGLYPNPVPHADFVTTTTHKSLRGPRGGVILMKAEFEKQINSAIFPGIQGGPLMHVIAAKAVAFKEALAPEFKTYQQAVIDNARVLAETLVKRGLRIVSGRTESHVMLVDLRAKKITGKAAEAALGAAHITVNKNAIPNDPEKPFVTSGVRLGSPAMTTRGFGVKEAEIVGNLIADVLDNPEDQATIERVRAQVADLTKRFPVYR; from the coding sequence ATGTTCGACAGAGCCGAAAGTACCCTTGCCAAAGTCGATCCCGAATTGCTCAAGGCCATCGAGCAGGAAAACCGCCGACAGGAAGAGCACATCGAGCTGATCGCCTCGGAAAATTACACGAGCCCGGCCGTCATGGCCGCGCAGGGTTCGCAACTCACGAACAAGTACGCGGAAGGCTACCCGGGCAAGCGCTATTACGGCGGTTGCGAGTACGTGGATATCGTCGAGCAGCTGGCCATCGACCGCGTGAAGCAACTTTTCGGCGCCGAAGCCGCGAATGTGCAGCCGAACTCCGGCTCGCAGGCGAATCAGGGCGTGTTCTTCGCCGTCCTGAAGCCGGGCGACACGATCATGGGCATGAGCCTCGCCGAAGGCGGGCACCTCACGCACGGCTCGCCGGTGAACATGTCGGGCAAGTGGTTCAACGTCGTCAGCTACGGCCTGAACGAAGCCGAAGACATCGATTACGAAAAGACCGAGGCGCTCGCCAAGGAACACAAGCCGAAGCTGATCGTCGCGGGCGCGTCGGCGTTCGCGCTGCGCATCGACTTCGAGCGTCTTTCGAAGATTGCGAAGAGCGTCGGCGCTTACTTCATGGTCGACATGGCGCATTACGCCGGTCTCGTCGCCGCGGGCCTCTATCCGAACCCCGTGCCGCACGCGGACTTCGTCACGACGACCACGCACAAGAGCCTGCGCGGCCCGCGCGGCGGCGTCATCCTGATGAAGGCAGAATTCGAGAAGCAGATCAATTCGGCCATCTTCCCCGGCATTCAGGGCGGCCCGCTGATGCACGTGATCGCCGCCAAGGCCGTCGCGTTCAAGGAAGCCCTCGCGCCCGAGTTCAAGACGTATCAGCAAGCCGTGATCGACAATGCTCGCGTGCTGGCCGAGACGCTCGTCAAGCGCGGACTGCGCATCGTGTCGGGCCGCACCGAAAGCCACGTGATGCTGGTCGACCTGCGCGCGAAGAAGATCACGGGCAAGGCCGCGGAAGCCGCGCTCGGCGCCGCGCACATCACGGTGAACAAGAACGCGATCCCGAACGATCCCGAAAAGCCGTTCGTCACGAGCGGCGTGCGTCTCGGTTCGCCCGCCATGACCACGCGCGGCTTCGGCGTGAAGGAAGCCGAAATCGTCGGCAACCTGATCGCGGACGTGCTGGACAATCCGGAAGACCAGGCGACCATCGAGCGCGTGCGCGCCCAAGTGGCCGACCTGACCAAGCGTTTCCCGGTCTACCGTTAA
- a CDS encoding SDR family NAD(P)-dependent oxidoreductase, producing MIVFVTGASAGFGAAIARAFVNGGHRVVAAARRKERLDALSKELGDALLPVEIDVRDESAVRNAIASLPDGFAQIDVLVNNAGLALGLEPAQRANFDDWKNMIDTNCAGLVAVTHAVLPGMVERNRGHVFNLGSVAGSYPYPGGNVYGATKAFVRQFSLNLRADLAGTALRVTDIEPGLCGGTEFSNVRFKGDDDKAASVYKDVQPLTAEDIADTIYWIATRPAHVNINTIELMPVAQTFGPLQIHRG from the coding sequence ATGATCGTCTTCGTCACCGGCGCGTCAGCCGGCTTCGGCGCCGCTATCGCGCGCGCTTTCGTCAACGGCGGCCATCGCGTCGTCGCGGCGGCGCGTCGCAAGGAACGCCTCGACGCGCTGTCGAAGGAACTCGGCGACGCCTTGTTGCCCGTCGAAATCGACGTGCGCGACGAAAGCGCCGTGCGAAACGCGATCGCTTCGCTGCCTGACGGCTTCGCGCAGATCGACGTGCTCGTGAACAACGCCGGCCTCGCGCTCGGTCTCGAGCCCGCGCAACGCGCGAACTTCGACGACTGGAAGAACATGATCGACACGAACTGCGCCGGTCTCGTCGCCGTCACACATGCTGTTCTGCCGGGCATGGTCGAGCGCAATCGCGGCCACGTGTTCAATCTCGGCTCCGTAGCCGGCTCCTATCCTTATCCAGGCGGCAACGTCTACGGCGCGACCAAGGCGTTCGTGCGGCAGTTCAGCCTGAACCTGCGCGCCGATCTCGCGGGCACTGCATTGCGCGTGACCGATATCGAGCCGGGCCTGTGCGGCGGAACCGAGTTCTCCAACGTGCGCTTCAAGGGCGACGACGACAAGGCCGCGTCCGTCTACAAGGACGTGCAGCCGCTCACGGCCGAGGACATCGCGGACACGATCTACTGGATCGCCACGCGGCCGGCGCACGTGAACATCAACACGATCGAACTGATGCCGGTCGCGCAGACGTTCGGACCGTTGCAAATTCACCGCGGCTGA
- the ybgC gene encoding tol-pal system-associated acyl-CoA thioesterase, which yields MSNPSVFEWPIRVYYEDTDAGGIVFYANYLKFFERARTEWLRACGIDQQRLAESDGIVFVVKRTSVDYSAPARLDDVIRVVSRIERLGRASVDFHQEAWRDGVLLASGEIRVASVDRASIRPAGIPAAVLDGLRRGPPAAQSADAPIAPHGGFSRG from the coding sequence GTGAGCAATCCGTCCGTTTTCGAATGGCCGATTCGCGTGTACTACGAGGACACCGACGCCGGCGGCATCGTTTTCTACGCGAATTACCTGAAGTTCTTCGAGCGCGCGCGTACCGAATGGCTGCGCGCGTGCGGAATCGACCAGCAGCGCCTCGCGGAATCAGACGGCATCGTGTTCGTCGTGAAAAGGACGTCCGTCGATTATTCAGCGCCCGCGCGTCTCGACGACGTGATCCGCGTCGTCAGCCGTATCGAGCGGCTGGGGCGCGCGTCGGTGGACTTTCATCAGGAAGCGTGGCGCGACGGCGTGCTGCTCGCGAGCGGCGAGATTCGCGTGGCGTCGGTGGATCGCGCATCCATTCGGCCCGCCGGCATTCCGGCAGCCGTCCTCGACGGACTCCGGCGCGGCCCTCCTGCGGCGCAGTCAGCCGATGCACCCATCGCGCCGCATGGCGGATTCAGCCGTGGTTAG
- the tolQ gene encoding protein TolQ, with protein sequence MNNTQDLSIVSLVVHASVLAQAVMALLLVLSLLSWTFIFRKWFAIRRARAQTERFERDFWSGGDLQALYQSAANNRHTIGALERIFESGMREFLKGKERRITDPSAILDGSRRAMRAAFQREMDVLEANLAFLASVGSVSPYIGLFGTVWGIMNSFRGLANVQQATLANVAPGIAEALVATAIGLFAAIPAVVAYNRYAHDIDRLAIRFETFIEEFSNILQRQAH encoded by the coding sequence ATGAACAATACACAAGACCTGTCGATCGTATCTCTCGTCGTCCATGCCAGCGTGCTCGCGCAGGCCGTGATGGCGCTCTTGCTGGTTCTGTCGCTTCTGTCGTGGACCTTCATCTTCCGCAAGTGGTTCGCCATTCGCCGCGCGCGTGCGCAGACGGAGCGCTTCGAACGAGATTTCTGGTCGGGCGGCGACCTTCAGGCGCTGTATCAGAGCGCGGCGAACAACCGTCACACCATCGGCGCGCTCGAGCGTATCTTCGAGTCGGGCATGCGCGAATTCCTGAAGGGCAAGGAGCGCCGCATCACCGATCCGAGCGCGATTCTCGACGGCTCCCGCCGCGCGATGCGCGCCGCGTTTCAGCGCGAAATGGACGTGCTGGAAGCGAACCTCGCGTTCCTTGCTTCGGTCGGGTCGGTGAGTCCGTATATCGGCTTGTTCGGCACGGTCTGGGGCATCATGAATTCCTTCCGCGGTCTCGCCAACGTGCAACAGGCGACGCTCGCGAACGTCGCGCCGGGCATCGCCGAGGCGCTCGTCGCCACCGCGATCGGCCTGTTCGCCGCGATTCCCGCCGTGGTCGCGTACAACCGCTACGCGCACGACATCGACCGGCTGGCGATCCGCTTCGAGACCTTCATCGAAGAGTTCTCGAACATCTTGCAGCGTCAGGCGCACTAA
- the tolR gene encoding protein TolR encodes MAGPIRSSMRGSSRRAMADINVVPYIDVMLVLLVIFMVTAPLVSPSIINLPTVGNAQPQEQQPPLVINIKADGSMNVRYKEEGGATQEQKMTKGDLNAFVLNRQESHPDQPVVIAADKTVKYEVVMDVMSDMKARGVKRVGLLVKSQ; translated from the coding sequence ATGGCAGGCCCGATCCGTTCCAGCATGCGCGGCAGTTCGCGCCGCGCGATGGCCGACATCAACGTCGTGCCGTATATCGACGTGATGCTCGTGCTGCTCGTCATCTTCATGGTGACCGCGCCGCTCGTGTCGCCTTCGATCATCAATCTGCCGACCGTCGGCAATGCGCAGCCGCAGGAACAGCAGCCGCCGCTCGTCATCAACATCAAGGCGGACGGCAGCATGAACGTGCGCTACAAGGAAGAAGGCGGCGCGACCCAAGAGCAGAAAATGACGAAGGGCGATCTCAACGCATTCGTGCTCAATCGTCAGGAATCGCACCCGGATCAGCCGGTCGTGATCGCGGCGGACAAGACGGTGAAGTATGAAGTCGTCATGGACGTGATGTCCGATATGAAAGCGCGCGGCGTGAAGCGCGTTGGATTGCTCGTCAAATCGCAATGA
- the tolA gene encoding cell envelope integrity protein TolA — MIDRRTGQPQQARARSARPIRPPRERGTGKAFALAAVMHLLLGWLLYHGINWQNNTPAGAEAEIWTDIPDMSAPTPRPAPPPPAPAKAQPAPPPARDEQADIALQEKKRKQQEAAAREAQLAEQRREQQQAQQQAQQEAEAKRQQQLAAQAAAAAAAQKAMQDKQKQIEKQRQAELQKQQQQAKAQQEKERQQQAEAQKAEQLKAEQQQAQKEARAKADAEAKAKAQAKAKADAEAKAKVDAERRARLAALQGQLGGGTSSSGEGLAKSGTGRGAGGNATSPGYAEKVQRRVRPNIVWAGETAGLETVVSVRCSPSGTLLSASISRSSGNEQWDQAALRAVQRSDPMPVDVDGKAPDHFTITLRPAGG, encoded by the coding sequence ATGATCGATCGTCGCACCGGCCAGCCCCAGCAGGCGCGCGCGCGTTCCGCGCGGCCCATCCGTCCGCCTCGCGAGCGAGGCACGGGCAAGGCGTTCGCGCTCGCGGCCGTCATGCATTTGCTGCTCGGCTGGCTGCTCTATCACGGCATCAACTGGCAGAACAACACGCCGGCCGGCGCCGAAGCCGAAATCTGGACCGACATTCCCGACATGTCCGCGCCGACGCCGCGCCCCGCTCCTCCGCCGCCCGCGCCTGCAAAGGCGCAGCCCGCGCCGCCGCCCGCGAGAGACGAGCAGGCGGACATCGCGTTGCAGGAGAAAAAGCGCAAGCAGCAGGAAGCCGCCGCGCGCGAGGCGCAACTTGCCGAGCAGCGTCGCGAGCAGCAGCAAGCGCAGCAGCAGGCGCAGCAAGAAGCGGAGGCGAAACGTCAGCAGCAACTCGCCGCGCAAGCGGCCGCAGCAGCCGCGGCGCAGAAGGCGATGCAAGACAAGCAGAAACAGATCGAGAAGCAGCGTCAGGCGGAACTGCAGAAGCAACAACAGCAAGCCAAGGCGCAGCAAGAGAAGGAACGTCAGCAGCAAGCCGAGGCGCAGAAGGCGGAACAGCTCAAGGCCGAGCAACAGCAGGCGCAGAAGGAAGCCCGCGCGAAGGCCGACGCCGAAGCGAAAGCCAAGGCGCAGGCAAAGGCGAAGGCCGATGCGGAAGCGAAAGCGAAGGTCGACGCCGAGCGCCGTGCGCGGCTCGCCGCGCTGCAAGGCCAGTTGGGCGGCGGCACGAGTTCGAGCGGCGAAGGCCTCGCGAAGAGCGGCACGGGCCGGGGCGCGGGCGGCAACGCGACGTCGCCCGGCTATGCCGAGAAGGTGCAGCGGCGCGTGCGGCCGAATATCGTCTGGGCCGGTGAGACCGCAGGGCTCGAAACCGTCGTGTCGGTCCGTTGTTCGCCGTCGGGCACGCTGCTCTCGGCGAGCATCAGCCGGTCGAGCGGCAACGAGCAATGGGATCAGGCGGCGCTTCGCGCGGTGCAGCGTTCGGACCCGATGCCCGTCGATGTCGACGGCAAGGCGCCCGATCATTTCACCATCACGCTGCGGCCGGCTGGAGGCTGA
- the tolB gene encoding Tol-Pal system beta propeller repeat protein TolB: MSLMTKLGLRTLVASCLIAAGTAAHAQLNVLVTGVGSTQFPIATANFANEANSPQQISAIIRQDLQRSGKFTNIDAGSTPVSETESVDLGAWKAKGADAFVSGSVTRLSNGQYEVRFRLYDTVKQQNLGGLSLVSAESGLRMSAHKIADYIYAKLLGGRGVFATRLSYVIQTGGRYQLQISDSDGQDAKIALSSPEPIISPAWSPDGTKVAYVSFEKKKPVVYIHDLPTGRRIVVSNQKGNNSAPAWSPDGRKLAVALSRTGNTQIFEVNADGTGLRRLTQGSSIDTEPAYSPDGNSIYFTSDRGGQPQIYRMPAAGESAGAAQRVTFTGSYNTSPRVSPDGKQLAYISRTGGGFKLYLQDLGSGTATGLTDTTHDESPSFAANGQYILYATQVNGRGVLAAVSTDGRTRQVLSVQGGAVREPSWGPFMQ; this comes from the coding sequence ATGAGTTTGATGACGAAGCTTGGCCTGAGAACGCTGGTCGCATCCTGCCTGATCGCAGCCGGCACTGCCGCACACGCCCAGTTGAACGTGCTCGTCACCGGCGTCGGTTCGACTCAGTTCCCGATCGCGACGGCCAATTTCGCCAACGAGGCGAACTCGCCGCAGCAGATCAGCGCGATCATTCGTCAGGACCTGCAGAGGAGCGGCAAGTTCACGAACATCGACGCGGGCAGCACGCCGGTTTCGGAGACCGAATCCGTCGATCTGGGCGCGTGGAAGGCCAAGGGCGCGGACGCGTTCGTGTCGGGCAGCGTCACGCGCCTGTCGAACGGCCAGTACGAAGTGCGCTTTCGCCTCTATGACACGGTGAAGCAGCAGAATCTCGGCGGCCTGTCGCTCGTCAGCGCGGAAAGCGGCCTGCGCATGAGCGCTCACAAGATTGCGGATTACATCTACGCCAAGCTGCTCGGCGGCCGGGGCGTGTTCGCCACGCGCTTGTCGTATGTCATCCAGACGGGCGGGCGCTATCAGTTGCAGATTTCGGATTCGGACGGACAGGACGCGAAGATCGCCCTTTCCAGCCCGGAACCGATCATCTCGCCGGCATGGTCGCCGGACGGCACGAAGGTCGCGTACGTGTCCTTCGAGAAGAAGAAGCCCGTCGTCTACATTCACGACCTGCCGACGGGACGCCGCATCGTCGTGTCGAATCAGAAGGGCAACAACAGCGCGCCGGCGTGGTCGCCTGACGGCCGCAAGCTCGCGGTCGCGCTGTCGCGCACCGGCAATACGCAGATTTTCGAAGTCAACGCGGACGGCACCGGCCTGCGCCGTCTGACACAAGGCAGTTCCATCGATACCGAGCCGGCCTACTCGCCCGATGGCAACTCCATCTACTTTACGAGCGATCGCGGCGGCCAACCGCAGATCTACAGAATGCCGGCGGCGGGGGAATCTGCCGGCGCGGCCCAGCGGGTCACGTTCACGGGCAGCTACAACACGAGCCCGCGCGTGAGCCCGGACGGCAAGCAACTCGCGTACATTTCGCGCACCGGCGGCGGCTTCAAGCTGTATTTGCAGGACCTCGGGTCCGGCACGGCAACGGGGCTGACCGACACGACGCATGACGAATCGCCGAGCTTCGCGGCGAATGGTCAGTACATCCTCTACGCCACCCAAGTGAACGGACGTGGCGTGTTGGCAGCCGTGTCGACCGATGGTCGCACGCGGCAAGTCTTGTCCGTACAGGGCGGCGCGGTGCGCGAGCCGTCCTGGGGTCCGTTCATGCAATAA
- the pal gene encoding peptidoglycan-associated lipoprotein Pal, whose protein sequence is MMSKLRIGLAVAMVGALAACHSGVKLDEGANKGAVSTQPNPTDVKQVNIDPLNDPNSPLAKRSIYFDFDSYAVKDDYQPLLQQHSSYLKSHPERHVLIQGNTDERGTSEYNLALGQKRAEAVRRAMSLMGVADSQMEAVSLGKEKPTATGHDESSYAQNRRADLVYQQ, encoded by the coding sequence ATGATGTCGAAACTCCGTATCGGCCTGGCAGTTGCAATGGTCGGCGCATTGGCCGCGTGTCATTCGGGCGTGAAGCTCGATGAAGGCGCAAACAAGGGTGCGGTGAGCACGCAGCCCAACCCGACGGACGTGAAGCAAGTCAACATCGACCCGCTGAACGATCCGAACAGCCCGCTCGCCAAGCGCAGCATCTATTTCGACTTCGACAGCTATGCCGTGAAGGACGACTATCAGCCGCTGCTGCAACAACATTCGTCGTATCTGAAGAGCCATCCGGAGCGTCACGTCCTGATTCAGGGCAACACCGACGAACGCGGCACGAGCGAGTACAACCTCGCGCTCGGCCAGAAGCGCGCGGAAGCCGTGCGTCGCGCGATGTCGCTGATGGGCGTGGCCGATTCGCAGATGGAAGCCGTGAGCCTCGGCAAGGAAAAGCCGACGGCGACGGGTCACGACGAGTCGTCGTACGCGCAGAACCGCCGCGCGGATCTCGTGTACCAGCAGTAA
- the ybgF gene encoding tol-pal system protein YbgF, with product MLYRFPLLRAAAAACVVGSAMLGVPAHAGVFDDNEARKAVLDLRTKTDGLTNQLQAAQRTILDQQNRLDQLNQQLATVRGQNEDLANQVATLQKQQKDYYADLDTRLKKFEPQQQTIDGVTGSVQPGETEAFNAASTEFRNGDYKSAAASFKAFVAKYPQSPYQPTAQYWLGNALYAQRDYKGSTAIWQNLVKTYPTHPRAPEALLAIANNQIEQGQKSAAKQTLQQIISQYSGTEVAQTAQSKMSQVK from the coding sequence ATGTTGTATCGCTTTCCCTTGCTGCGCGCTGCCGCAGCCGCGTGTGTAGTTGGTTCGGCAATGCTCGGCGTGCCCGCGCACGCCGGCGTCTTCGACGACAACGAAGCGCGCAAAGCCGTGCTCGATCTGCGCACCAAGACCGATGGCCTCACGAATCAGTTGCAGGCTGCGCAGCGCACGATCCTCGATCAGCAGAATCGCCTCGACCAGCTGAATCAGCAGCTCGCGACGGTTCGCGGCCAGAACGAGGACCTGGCGAACCAGGTGGCCACGCTGCAAAAGCAGCAGAAGGACTATTACGCCGATCTCGATACGCGCTTGAAGAAGTTCGAGCCGCAGCAGCAGACCATCGACGGCGTGACGGGTTCGGTGCAGCCCGGCGAGACGGAAGCGTTCAACGCAGCGTCGACCGAGTTCCGTAACGGTGATTACAAGAGTGCCGCGGCGTCGTTCAAGGCGTTCGTCGCGAAGTACCCGCAAAGCCCGTATCAGCCGACCGCGCAGTACTGGCTCGGCAACGCGTTGTATGCGCAGCGCGACTACAAGGGCTCGACCGCGATCTGGCAGAATCTGGTGAAGACGTACCCCACGCATCCGCGAGCACCCGAAGCGTTGCTCGCAATCGCGAATAACCAGATCGAACAGGGCCAGAAATCGGCTGCGAAGCAGACGCTCCAACAGATCATCTCGCAGTATTCGGGCACTGAAGTCGCGCAGACGGCGCAAAGCAAGATGTCGCAGGTGAAGTAA